The Deinococcus humi genome has a segment encoding these proteins:
- a CDS encoding ABC transporter ATP-binding protein: MFSRPGRSTSSHDPDAPRPKRDPRQLVRLLAYARPYRFLFILGALATLISSGLNLVFPLLFGRLIDASFLKVGSTDTGPLDRTVLLLLGIFALSSLFGAAQSYLLSRVGAGVVADLRRSLFSHLLTLSPRFFGDHKTGDLTSRLTADVGTVQTVTSTALAQLAAQSVSLIGAVILLILTSARLSLLTLAVIPLIIGTAIVIGRRIRKVSREVQDAVAAANANAEEAISGVRVVQSFTAENVERNRYGQGIVVSFLAALRRARLQALMGGVMSFLTFGALAVVLWYGGRQVMAGSMTPGNLVTFLIYALQVGGTVAALTGIFNQFQEALGASSRIFELMDERSDLPAPVTPLSLARAEGRVEFRDVSFTYDGESQFEGAAVLRHINVDVPAGQVVALVGPSGAGKTTFVNLIPRFWDVTGGSLRVDGQDVRSYPLQDLRAQVGLVPQETLLFSGTVRENILYGRPDASPEEVEAAAKAANADDFIRAFEHGYDTVVGERGVKLSGGQRQRVAIARAILKDPRILILDEATSALDNESESLVQAALERLMLRRTTFVIAHRLSTIRNADRILVMNGGEVVEDGTHAELLAQGGLYRDLYELQFRQEQAAQAELV, encoded by the coding sequence ATGTTCTCGCGCCCTGGCCGTTCTACCTCCAGCCATGATCCCGACGCGCCCCGTCCCAAACGCGATCCCCGGCAGTTGGTCCGGTTGCTGGCCTACGCCAGACCGTACCGGTTCCTCTTCATTCTAGGGGCGCTGGCCACACTGATCTCCAGCGGCCTGAACCTGGTCTTCCCCCTGCTGTTCGGGCGGCTGATCGACGCCTCGTTCCTGAAGGTGGGCAGCACCGACACCGGGCCGCTGGACCGCACCGTGCTGCTGCTGCTGGGCATCTTTGCGCTGTCATCACTCTTCGGGGCGGCGCAGTCGTACCTGCTGTCGCGGGTGGGGGCGGGCGTGGTGGCGGACCTGCGTCGCTCGCTGTTCTCGCACCTGCTGACCCTGTCGCCGCGCTTTTTTGGGGATCACAAGACCGGTGACCTGACCAGCCGGCTGACCGCCGACGTGGGGACCGTGCAGACCGTGACCAGCACGGCGCTGGCGCAGCTTGCGGCGCAGTCGGTCAGCCTGATCGGGGCAGTGATCCTGCTGATCCTGACCAGCGCGCGCCTGAGCCTGCTGACCCTGGCGGTCATCCCGCTGATCATCGGCACGGCCATTGTGATCGGTCGGCGCATCCGCAAGGTCAGCCGCGAGGTACAGGACGCCGTGGCTGCCGCCAACGCCAACGCCGAGGAAGCCATCAGCGGGGTACGGGTGGTGCAGAGCTTCACCGCCGAGAACGTGGAGAGGAACCGCTACGGCCAGGGCATCGTTGTCAGCTTTCTGGCCGCCCTGCGCCGCGCCCGCCTGCAAGCCCTGATGGGCGGCGTGATGAGTTTCCTGACCTTCGGCGCACTGGCCGTGGTGCTGTGGTACGGCGGGCGGCAGGTCATGGCAGGAAGCATGACTCCCGGCAACCTGGTGACCTTCCTGATTTACGCGCTGCAGGTGGGTGGCACGGTGGCCGCGTTGACCGGCATCTTCAACCAGTTTCAGGAAGCGCTGGGGGCGTCGAGCCGCATTTTCGAGCTGATGGACGAGCGCAGCGATCTCCCCGCGCCGGTCACCCCGCTGTCCCTGGCCCGTGCCGAGGGCCGGGTGGAATTCCGCGACGTGAGCTTCACCTACGACGGCGAATCCCAGTTCGAGGGCGCGGCGGTGCTGCGGCACATCAATGTGGACGTGCCTGCCGGACAGGTGGTGGCTCTGGTCGGCCCCAGCGGCGCGGGCAAGACCACCTTCGTGAATCTGATTCCGCGGTTCTGGGACGTGACGGGCGGTTCCCTGCGGGTGGACGGTCAGGACGTGCGCTCATACCCACTGCAGGATCTGCGCGCTCAGGTGGGCCTGGTGCCGCAGGAAACGCTGCTTTTTTCCGGTACGGTGCGCGAAAACATTCTGTATGGCCGCCCCGACGCCTCGCCTGAGGAAGTGGAAGCGGCGGCCAAGGCGGCCAATGCCGACGATTTCATCCGTGCCTTTGAACATGGCTACGACACCGTGGTGGGCGAGCGCGGAGTCAAACTGTCGGGCGGTCAGCGCCAGCGTGTCGCCATTGCCCGCGCCATCCTCAAGGACCCACGCATCCTGATTCTGGACGAAGCCACCAGCGCCTTGGACAACGAATCAGAGTCTCTGGTGCAGGCCGCCCTGGAACGCCTGATGCTGCGCCGCACCACCTTCGTGATCGCCCACCGTCTGAGCACCATCCGCAATGCGGACCGCATTCTGGTCATGAATGGGGGGGAAGTGGTGGAGGACGGCACCCACGCTGAACTGCTGGCCCAGGGTGGACTGTACCGTGACCTGTACGAGTTGCAGTTCCGTCAGGAACAGGCGGCCCAGGCGGAACTGGTTTAG